The following DNA comes from Methanosarcina vacuolata Z-761.
ACTGTTACTACCACTTTCAAATTTAATCTAAAGTATAAAGATTTATCGATATAATCACAAAAATTTAATATTGATTAAATATGAGAGACCATGAATGATGTTTAATAAATAAGATTTCTCAATTTTTACGAGAAGCTATGTTGAAAGCTTCCTCCTCCCCTGGTCTTTGAAAATACGAAGAATATATATTTATCACATAAACCTATTTGTATTATGCAGCAACCAACGGCATTTATTCGGAATTATTCTATTTTTGAGGGACTTTCATGATCACAAAAGAAGATGTAGAACATATCGGCTGGCTTGCTCGCATTGATATTAGCGAACAGGAAACAGTTGAATACATGGAAAAACTTAATTCAGTGCTGGGGTATTTCGGACAGCTTGACGAGTTGCCGACTGAAGATGTAGCTCCCACATACCACGTGGCTAAGATTTATAACGTGTTCAGGGATGATGTGGTGGAAGAATGTCTCCCGCAGGAAGTTGTTCTGGAAAACACCGAACACAAACAGGACGGAGCCTTCAGGGTTCCGAAGATAGGCTGAGGAGTGGTTTTAATGGCAAAATGGATGAGTGTTGCACAGGTAAAAGAGAAAATTGAGGAAAGCTCAGCCGAAGAAGTAACAGCTCAGTACCTCGAAGCTATAGGAAAGAGCAAAATTAATGGTTATATAACGGTCTCTGAAAAAGCTCTTGAGCAGGCGAAGAAAATTGATGTCGAGGGGCACGATGGTCCGCTTGCAGGCGTTCCAATTGCAATAAAAGATAATATTTCCGTAGTTGGACTGCCAAACAGTTGCGGTTCGAAAATTCTTGAGGACTATATCCCGCCATTCAATGCTCATGTTATTGAAAAGCTTCTCGCTGCAGGCGCAGTGATTCTAGGAAAGACCAACATGGATGAGTTTGCAATGGGTTCTTCTACTGAAACCAGCTACTTTGGGCCGACTGCAAACCCATGGGACCTTGAAAGAGTACCTGGTGGGTCTTCAGGTGGCAGTGCAGCAGCTGTTGCAGCAGGAGAAGCTCCTTTTGCCCTCGGATCTGATACAGGAGGATCTGTACGCTGCCCTGCAGCTTTCTGTGGAGTTGTTGGACTTAAACCGACATACGGAGCCGTGTCCAGATATGGAGTAGTGGCTTATGCAAACTCTCTTGAACAGGTCGGACCTCTTGCAAACAATGTGACAGACATTGCAGTGCTTATGGATGTTATAGCCGGCTATGACCGTAAGGATTCGACTTCAATTGACAGTAAAACCGAATATCAGAAAGCTCTTGTCGATGATGTAAAAGAACTTAAAATAGGGGTCCCGAAAGAGTTTTTCGGGGAAGGCATCCATCCAGATGTTGAAAAGGCTGTCTGGAATGCCATACACAAATGCGAAGATCTCGGAGCGTCCTGGGAAGAGGTTTCTATGCCTCATATAAAATATGCCCTTGCTTCTTATTATATCATTGCAATGAGTGAAGCATCCTCAAACCTTGCAAGATTTGACGGAACACGCCAGGGATATAGAGCAAGCGGTGAAAACTGGCATGCTATGGTTTCAAAAACAAGAGCTGAGGGTTTTGGGACAGAAGTGAAAAGAAGAATTCTCCTTGGAACCTATG
Coding sequences within:
- the gatC gene encoding Asp-tRNA(Asn)/Glu-tRNA(Gln) amidotransferase subunit GatC; protein product: MITKEDVEHIGWLARIDISEQETVEYMEKLNSVLGYFGQLDELPTEDVAPTYHVAKIYNVFRDDVVEECLPQEVVLENTEHKQDGAFRVPKIG
- the gatA gene encoding Asp-tRNA(Asn)/Glu-tRNA(Gln) amidotransferase subunit GatA, whose translation is MAKWMSVAQVKEKIEESSAEEVTAQYLEAIGKSKINGYITVSEKALEQAKKIDVEGHDGPLAGVPIAIKDNISVVGLPNSCGSKILEDYIPPFNAHVIEKLLAAGAVILGKTNMDEFAMGSSTETSYFGPTANPWDLERVPGGSSGGSAAAVAAGEAPFALGSDTGGSVRCPAAFCGVVGLKPTYGAVSRYGVVAYANSLEQVGPLANNVTDIAVLMDVIAGYDRKDSTSIDSKTEYQKALVDDVKELKIGVPKEFFGEGIHPDVEKAVWNAIHKCEDLGASWEEVSMPHIKYALASYYIIAMSEASSNLARFDGTRQGYRASGENWHAMVSKTRAEGFGTEVKRRILLGTYALSAGYHDKYYLKALKVRTLVKQDFDKALSKVDVLMAPTMPNPAFKIGEKIEDPLTLYLSDVNTCPINLAGVPSLSVPCGFTDGLPIGLQIMGKPFDEPAVLRAAYTFEQNTDYHTKRPPEVA